The following proteins come from a genomic window of Natronosalvus vescus:
- a CDS encoding ABC transporter ATP-binding protein, giving the protein MARLELKNLHAKVAEGDEQILHGVDLEVNSGEIHALMGPNGSGKSTASKIIAGHPAYEVTEGEVLLHLEEGEFGAEIEIPEDKRTWNLLDLEPNERAALGVFLGFQYPAEIEGVTMTNFLRTALNAKIAEREELFEDEDEETESADEDDEPVPSPMEGPADEGEIGVGEFQDLLREKMEQLDMDEKFAHRYLNAGFSGGEKKQNEVLQAAILEPSIAVLDEIDSGLDIDRLQDVSNGINSLRDDQGTGILQITHYQRILDYVEPDRVHIMLDGKIVKSGDASLAEVLEDKGYDWVREEVYETA; this is encoded by the coding sequence ATGGCACGTCTTGAACTTAAAAACCTGCACGCGAAAGTGGCTGAGGGCGACGAACAGATTCTCCACGGGGTCGACCTCGAGGTCAACTCCGGCGAGATCCACGCCCTGATGGGGCCGAACGGTTCGGGGAAGTCCACTGCTTCGAAGATCATCGCCGGCCACCCGGCCTACGAGGTCACAGAGGGTGAGGTCTTACTCCACCTCGAAGAGGGCGAATTCGGAGCGGAGATCGAGATTCCAGAGGACAAACGCACCTGGAATCTGCTCGACCTCGAGCCAAACGAGCGCGCAGCGCTGGGCGTCTTCCTCGGCTTCCAGTACCCTGCCGAGATCGAAGGCGTCACGATGACCAACTTCCTCCGGACGGCGCTCAACGCCAAGATCGCAGAGCGTGAGGAGTTGTTCGAGGACGAAGATGAGGAGACCGAGTCAGCGGACGAGGACGACGAACCCGTCCCATCGCCGATGGAAGGGCCTGCCGACGAAGGCGAGATCGGCGTCGGCGAGTTCCAGGATCTCCTCCGGGAGAAGATGGAACAGCTCGACATGGACGAGAAGTTCGCCCACCGCTACCTGAACGCCGGCTTCTCCGGCGGGGAGAAAAAGCAGAACGAAGTGCTCCAGGCGGCCATTCTCGAGCCCTCGATTGCCGTCCTCGACGAGATCGACTCCGGGCTGGACATCGACCGCCTGCAGGACGTCTCCAACGGGATCAACTCGCTGCGCGACGACCAGGGAACGGGCATCCTCCAGATCACGCACTACCAGCGCATCCTCGACTACGTCGAACCCGATCGCGTCCACATCATGCTCGACGGCAAGATCGTCAAGAGCGGCGACGCGAGCCTGGCCGAAGTACTCGAGGACAAGGGGTACGACTGGGTACGTGAGGAAGTCTACGAGACGGCGTAA
- the sufB gene encoding Fe-S cluster assembly protein SufB: protein MSSEQDHLKETDTEARFDFKQEERSAVRSEKGLTEEVVRLISEDKDEPEWMLERRLRALKQYQAMPMPTDWPGQPDLSGLDVEEIVPYIRPDVDKREGVDDWDELPDDIKDTFEKLGIPEAERKALSGVGAQYESEIVYQNMQEQWEEKGVIFMNMDQAVKDHPEIVKEHFMTTCVPPSDNKFAALHGAVWSGGSFVYVPEDVTVEMPVQAYFRMNSEGMGQFEHTLIVAEPGSEVHYIEGCSAPKYGKHNLHSGGVEVFVKEGAHVQYSTVQNWSKNTYNLNTKRALVEEDATMEWISGSMGSKATMLYPCSILKGRNATDTHITIAFAGEGQDIDTGAKVYHNAPNTKSTIESKSISKDGGRTNYRGLVHIADGAEGSSTAVECDALMFDNESTSDTMPYMEIEESKVDVAHEATVGKIGDEDIFYLQSRGLDDDDAKKMIVAGFIEPITEELPIEYAVELNRLIELEMEGSLG, encoded by the coding sequence ATGAGCTCAGAACAAGACCACCTCAAAGAGACCGACACCGAAGCTCGCTTCGACTTCAAACAGGAGGAGCGCTCGGCCGTCAGATCCGAGAAGGGGCTGACCGAAGAGGTCGTCCGCCTCATCTCCGAAGACAAGGACGAACCCGAGTGGATGCTCGAGCGTCGCCTTCGCGCGCTGAAGCAGTACCAGGCAATGCCGATGCCGACCGACTGGCCGGGTCAGCCCGACCTGTCGGGACTGGACGTCGAAGAGATCGTCCCGTACATTCGCCCGGACGTCGACAAACGTGAAGGCGTCGACGACTGGGACGAACTCCCTGACGACATCAAGGACACCTTCGAGAAACTCGGCATTCCGGAAGCCGAGCGGAAGGCGCTCTCGGGCGTTGGCGCGCAGTACGAGTCCGAGATCGTCTACCAGAACATGCAAGAACAGTGGGAAGAGAAGGGCGTCATCTTCATGAACATGGACCAGGCGGTCAAGGATCATCCCGAGATCGTCAAGGAACACTTCATGACGACCTGTGTCCCCCCGAGCGACAACAAGTTCGCCGCGCTCCACGGCGCCGTCTGGTCGGGCGGCTCGTTCGTCTACGTCCCTGAAGACGTCACGGTCGAGATGCCCGTGCAGGCGTACTTCCGGATGAACTCCGAGGGGATGGGCCAGTTCGAGCACACGCTCATCGTCGCCGAACCCGGTTCGGAGGTTCACTACATCGAGGGCTGTTCCGCACCGAAATACGGCAAGCACAACCTCCACAGCGGGGGCGTCGAGGTCTTCGTCAAGGAGGGTGCGCACGTCCAGTACTCCACCGTACAGAACTGGTCGAAGAACACGTACAACCTCAACACCAAGCGCGCGCTCGTCGAGGAAGACGCCACGATGGAGTGGATCTCCGGCAGCATGGGCTCGAAAGCGACCATGCTCTACCCGTGTTCGATCCTCAAGGGTCGCAACGCGACGGACACCCACATCACCATCGCGTTCGCCGGCGAGGGCCAGGACATCGACACCGGTGCGAAGGTCTACCACAACGCGCCGAACACGAAATCGACGATCGAGTCCAAGTCGATCAGCAAAGACGGTGGCCGTACCAATTACCGCGGCCTCGTCCACATCGCCGACGGTGCCGAAGGATCGAGCACTGCCGTCGAGTGTGACGCGCTGATGTTCGACAACGAGTCGACCTCCGACACCATGCCGTACATGGAAATCGAGGAGTCGAAGGTCGACGTCGCCCACGAGGCGACGGTCGGGAAGATCGGTGACGAGGACATCTTCTACCTCCAGAGCCGCGGCCTGGACGACGACGACGCAAAGAAGATGATCGTCGCCGGCTTCATCGAGCCGATCACCGAAGAACTGCCGATCGAGTACGCGGTCGAACTCAACCGCCTCATCGAACTCGAGATGGAGGGAAGCCTCGGATAA
- the sufD gene encoding Fe-S cluster assembly protein SufD yields the protein MSTTPTQVHANLTEEQVRQISGELAEPEWMLETRLEALEALGTLDMPKVIRTPGRDWTNLHDLDFEALVDPLNAAEEKDQFGPDDVDVLSWADALVEHEELVRKHFGSIVDPQENYLTALSTALFTTGTVIYVPEGVDAEDVTIRTEQNSQSLFNYTLVITEENSSVTILERQSTGTELEEEQYYSGIVEIDAGENSYVQYGSLQNLSEDSYCFTAKRGVTDTYATINWIEGNIGSKLTKTETSTVLEGDSSESQIVGAFYGHNDQHFDLDVKVWHRAEHTTADLVTRGVTDDVSRSVYEGVQDVGRDAWDTSSYQRENTLMLSDESEADASPKLIINNHDTEASHSATVGQIDEEDLLYMTSRGVTPRLARNMLVAGFFVPVLEEVAVDELREDLEALIQERLRD from the coding sequence ATGAGCACGACACCGACACAGGTACACGCCAATCTCACGGAGGAACAGGTACGCCAGATTTCGGGTGAACTCGCGGAGCCCGAGTGGATGCTCGAGACCCGTCTCGAAGCGCTCGAGGCGCTCGGGACGCTCGACATGCCGAAAGTGATCCGGACGCCGGGTCGCGACTGGACGAACCTCCACGACCTCGACTTCGAGGCGCTGGTCGACCCGCTCAACGCAGCGGAAGAGAAAGACCAGTTCGGCCCCGACGACGTCGACGTGCTCTCGTGGGCCGACGCGCTCGTCGAACACGAGGAACTCGTTCGCAAGCACTTCGGCTCGATCGTCGACCCCCAGGAGAACTACCTGACCGCGCTTTCGACGGCGCTCTTCACGACGGGGACGGTCATCTACGTCCCCGAAGGTGTCGACGCCGAGGACGTCACGATCCGAACGGAGCAAAACTCCCAGTCGCTGTTCAACTATACGCTCGTGATCACCGAGGAGAATTCGTCGGTGACAATCCTCGAGCGCCAGTCCACCGGGACGGAACTCGAGGAGGAGCAGTACTACAGCGGCATCGTCGAAATTGACGCGGGAGAAAACAGCTACGTCCAGTACGGCAGCCTCCAGAACCTCTCGGAGGACTCCTACTGCTTCACCGCCAAGCGCGGCGTGACCGACACCTACGCGACGATCAACTGGATCGAGGGCAACATCGGTTCGAAGCTGACCAAGACCGAAACCTCAACCGTGCTGGAGGGCGACTCCTCGGAGTCTCAGATCGTCGGCGCGTTCTACGGCCACAACGACCAGCACTTCGACCTCGACGTCAAGGTCTGGCACCGCGCCGAGCACACCACCGCGGATCTCGTCACCCGTGGCGTCACCGACGACGTCTCGCGCTCGGTGTACGAGGGCGTCCAGGACGTCGGTCGCGACGCTTGGGACACCAGCTCCTACCAGCGCGAGAACACCCTGATGCTGAGCGACGAGTCCGAGGCCGACGCCTCGCCGAAACTCATCATCAACAACCACGACACCGAGGCGAGCCACTCCGCGACGGTCGGGCAGATCGACGAGGAAGACCTCCTCTACATGACCTCCCGCGGTGTCACCCCACGACTGGCCCGCAACATGCTCGTCGCGGGCTTCTTCGTACCCGTGCTCGAGGAAGTCGCCGTCGACGAACTGCGCGAGGATCTCGAGGCGCTCATCCAGGAGCGACTTCGAGACTGA
- a CDS encoding uracil-DNA glycosylase — MDETDRSDDEQRMDGLEVTACERCPELVDSRSQIVNGDGPNDADVLFVGEGPGATEDREGKPFVGRSGSVLDEQLRIVGLDRETVRITNCVRCRPPKNRDPTKTELANCRGYLETEIDRLDPEVIVTLGKVPSEHLLERSVAVTKEAGTVEDVRLGGTPRRVLICLHPAATLYDRSQLETFEATLETAAELAGVDRNGSSGGGQSRLDGF; from the coding sequence ATGGACGAGACGGATCGAAGCGACGATGAACAGCGGATGGACGGCCTCGAGGTGACCGCCTGCGAGCGGTGTCCCGAACTCGTCGACTCACGCAGCCAGATCGTCAACGGTGACGGCCCCAACGACGCGGACGTACTTTTCGTGGGCGAGGGCCCGGGGGCAACCGAGGATCGAGAGGGGAAACCGTTCGTGGGTCGCAGCGGCTCCGTACTCGACGAGCAGTTGCGGATCGTCGGCCTCGACCGGGAAACGGTTCGCATCACCAACTGCGTGCGCTGTCGCCCACCGAAGAATCGGGATCCGACGAAGACTGAACTCGCCAACTGTCGAGGCTACCTCGAGACCGAAATCGACCGCCTCGACCCCGAGGTAATCGTTACGTTGGGCAAGGTGCCGAGCGAACACCTCCTCGAGCGGTCGGTCGCGGTGACGAAGGAGGCGGGTACCGTCGAGGACGTTCGACTCGGGGGAACGCCCCGTCGCGTACTGATCTGTCTCCACCCGGCGGCGACGCTGTACGACCGGAGCCAGCTCGAGACTTTCGAGGCGACGCTCGAGACGGCGGCGGAACTGGCGGGGGTCGATAGAAACGGCTCCAGTGGAGGCGGGCAGTCGCGATTGGACGGCTTCTGA
- a CDS encoding substrate-binding domain-containing protein, with the protein MSDHKRWTKKRRTFLKGAGVTATAGLAGCLGDLGGSDDGDVVRFVLNPAEADVSIEDQYQPMFEYLEEETGAEIDPVLTDSYAATLTALRDDQADIADTSPSAAVAGSDVADVIGIRVAFGAAQYFSTITTTPDSGIDELTDLEGEEVYAGSTLSVSGTLVPLLMMNEAGLDTGTAPDGDPVDFDIAYEDHATARNQMIVRDEVKAALSGAFVSAPLVPQEQFDDYPDFVDISAEYDGAGSDIDDEDADPNDELKLLDVSDPLPRAPLMSRSDWDDGIRDDIEEAILNVTEEDLQHDDDYEGEELWFTGVQEGSIDDYEPIQDVLDTLGLEFEDLE; encoded by the coding sequence ATGTCCGATCACAAACGGTGGACAAAAAAGCGGCGAACGTTTCTGAAAGGTGCAGGTGTGACGGCAACGGCGGGTCTCGCTGGTTGTCTCGGTGACCTTGGTGGGAGCGACGATGGTGACGTCGTACGGTTCGTACTCAACCCAGCAGAGGCTGACGTTTCGATCGAAGACCAGTACCAGCCGATGTTCGAGTACCTCGAGGAGGAAACTGGCGCAGAGATTGATCCTGTCCTCACGGACTCGTACGCGGCGACGCTGACCGCACTCCGCGACGATCAGGCCGACATTGCCGACACGTCGCCATCCGCAGCGGTTGCAGGTTCGGACGTCGCCGACGTCATCGGTATTCGGGTTGCCTTCGGTGCCGCACAGTACTTCTCCACGATTACGACGACGCCTGACAGTGGGATCGACGAACTCACTGACCTCGAGGGCGAGGAAGTGTACGCTGGGTCGACGCTGTCGGTCAGTGGAACGCTCGTTCCACTCTTGATGATGAACGAGGCTGGTCTCGACACTGGAACGGCACCTGATGGGGATCCGGTCGACTTCGACATCGCGTACGAAGACCATGCAACTGCTCGAAACCAGATGATCGTTCGAGACGAAGTCAAGGCAGCCCTGTCGGGCGCGTTCGTCTCCGCTCCATTGGTGCCACAGGAGCAGTTCGACGACTATCCAGACTTCGTCGACATCTCTGCGGAGTACGACGGTGCAGGCTCTGACATTGACGACGAAGATGCGGATCCGAACGACGAACTCAAACTGCTCGACGTTTCCGACCCACTTCCTCGTGCGCCACTGATGTCCCGTTCTGACTGGGACGACGGCATCCGTGATGACATCGAAGAAGCGATTCTCAACGTGACTGAGGAGGATCTGCAGCACGACGACGATTACGAGGGTGAGGAACTCTGGTTCACTGGTGTGCAGGAAGGGTCGATTGACGACTACGAACCGATTCAGGACGTTCTCGACACGCTTGGTCTCGAATTCGAAGACCTTGAATAG
- the phnC gene encoding phosphonate ABC transporter ATP-binding protein: protein MSEIAVDGLTKEFGDTVALDDVSFEIEDGEFVIVLGVSGSGKSTLLRCMNGLTKPTGGAVYIDGSRVTSPRKDVAMIFQQHNIIGQMTAYSNALTGALNRTDYVESLLQLHDEQEKIEALEALNTVGLLDQAQQRTRRMSGGQQQRVGIARALVQNPRTMLADEPVASLDPGSSQQVMGYLRRAAEERGLTALISLHQVNLARKFGERFIGLRNGQLVFDGYREDFTMDVIDEIYGDIDTEGMFEASADTGNTEGTSDSDQPQSSPSGDYV, encoded by the coding sequence ATGAGTGAAATAGCAGTTGACGGACTAACCAAGGAATTCGGGGATACTGTCGCCTTAGACGACGTATCTTTCGAGATTGAAGACGGTGAATTCGTCATTGTACTCGGCGTCTCTGGCTCCGGTAAGTCGACTCTCCTTCGCTGTATGAACGGGTTGACGAAACCGACGGGTGGGGCTGTGTATATCGATGGATCTCGAGTGACATCGCCGCGTAAAGATGTCGCGATGATCTTCCAACAGCACAACATCATCGGTCAGATGACGGCCTACTCTAACGCCCTCACGGGGGCTTTGAATCGTACGGACTACGTCGAGAGTCTCCTTCAACTCCACGACGAACAGGAAAAGATCGAAGCGCTCGAGGCGCTCAATACTGTTGGCCTACTCGATCAGGCACAACAGCGAACCAGGCGGATGAGCGGTGGACAGCAACAGCGTGTCGGCATCGCTCGAGCCCTCGTCCAGAATCCGCGAACGATGCTCGCAGACGAACCCGTTGCCAGCCTCGATCCGGGAAGTTCACAGCAGGTGATGGGATATCTGCGCCGCGCCGCCGAGGAACGTGGGCTGACGGCGCTGATCAGCCTCCACCAGGTAAATCTCGCCCGGAAATTCGGTGAACGGTTCATCGGTCTCAGAAACGGACAGCTCGTGTTCGATGGGTACCGCGAAGACTTCACGATGGACGTCATCGACGAAATATACGGCGATATCGACACCGAGGGAATGTTCGAGGCATCCGCCGATACGGGCAACACTGAGGGGACATCGGACTCGGATCAGCCACAATCATCCCCGTCAGGTGATTACGTATGA
- the phnE gene encoding phosphonate ABC transporter, permease protein PhnE: MSTDSGTDYRIRERFESIKRARRVRWIGYGTLIGLIGYLFASALLAVEWFSTNRQYGVFTRRATDFFPFLSTEPPFFAPSGFAEYGAYIHERSLLYNRELLGQYPGPLSDPLGFLIAIPDLLLAVLISEGGPLTFFGVAGTTLSMAVAGTVMGFPFALLFGILGSERVTPFPFNFIFRGMMSTIRAIPALVWALIFIPLSGLGPVTATIAIAVDTVGNLGRLFVDELEEIEDGPIEAMETTGASRRQTITFGMLSQVHTPFIAWTLYIFEINVRIAVALGIIGGGGLGQVLEVQMGLFAYTNAMATILVILILIISVEMFSQRIRARIRADDTEPMGLWELLKGFPKRMAKSLAK; the protein is encoded by the coding sequence ATGAGTACTGATTCCGGTACTGATTACCGAATCAGAGAGCGGTTCGAATCGATCAAGCGAGCGCGCCGAGTCCGATGGATCGGCTACGGTACCCTTATCGGCCTCATCGGATACCTGTTCGCGAGTGCACTCCTCGCAGTTGAATGGTTTAGCACGAATCGACAGTATGGCGTGTTCACTCGGAGGGCGACCGACTTCTTCCCGTTCCTCTCGACTGAGCCGCCGTTTTTCGCTCCCAGTGGGTTTGCTGAGTACGGTGCGTATATCCACGAACGGAGTCTGCTCTACAACCGCGAGCTACTCGGTCAATACCCCGGGCCGCTGAGCGACCCGCTTGGGTTCCTCATTGCGATCCCGGATCTGCTGTTGGCGGTGTTGATCTCCGAAGGAGGGCCACTAACGTTCTTCGGCGTCGCCGGAACGACGCTCTCGATGGCGGTCGCTGGCACGGTCATGGGGTTCCCGTTTGCGCTCCTGTTCGGTATCCTCGGCAGTGAACGCGTGACGCCGTTCCCGTTCAACTTCATCTTCCGTGGGATGATGAGTACCATCCGCGCTATTCCAGCGCTCGTCTGGGCACTCATCTTCATCCCACTATCGGGTCTGGGGCCGGTGACGGCGACGATTGCTATCGCCGTCGACACCGTTGGTAACCTCGGCCGACTGTTCGTCGACGAACTCGAGGAGATCGAGGATGGGCCGATCGAAGCGATGGAGACCACTGGTGCCAGTCGACGGCAAACAATCACCTTCGGGATGCTCAGCCAGGTTCACACGCCGTTCATCGCGTGGACGCTGTACATCTTCGAGATCAACGTGCGTATTGCCGTTGCACTCGGGATCATCGGCGGTGGTGGTCTCGGTCAGGTACTCGAGGTACAGATGGGGCTCTTCGCTTACACGAACGCGATGGCAACCATCCTCGTTATCCTGATCTTGATCATCTCCGTCGAGATGTTCAGTCAGCGGATTCGCGCGCGAATCCGTGCCGATGACACCGAACCAATGGGGCTGTGGGAACTTCTGAAAGGCTTCCCAAAGCGGATGGCCAAATCGCTCGCGAAGTAG
- the hisH gene encoding imidazole glycerol phosphate synthase subunit HisH, translated as MATTSSPPEEALASIAIVDYGLGNLRSVTRGLERAGATVEITDDPADFADADGVVLPGVGAFREGVENADPLREDLLAVVERGQPLFGICLGMQMLLTTSEEGDNEGESAVTGLDLIPGTNVRFSGGQKVPHMGWNQLEVERDHPLVDGVDGEYAYFVHSYYAVPDDDEATVAATDYEQMFPSVIANEDGTVFGTQFHPEKSGETGLRILRNFVELCADEE; from the coding sequence ATGGCTACCACTTCGTCTCCACCCGAGGAGGCCCTCGCCTCAATCGCCATCGTCGACTACGGCCTCGGCAATCTCCGGAGCGTCACCCGCGGCCTCGAGCGTGCCGGAGCAACCGTCGAGATTACCGACGACCCGGCCGATTTCGCTGATGCTGACGGTGTCGTTCTCCCGGGCGTCGGTGCGTTCCGTGAGGGGGTCGAGAACGCCGATCCCCTTCGGGAGGATTTGCTCGCCGTCGTCGAACGCGGTCAGCCACTGTTCGGCATCTGCCTCGGAATGCAAATGCTGCTCACCACGAGCGAAGAGGGGGACAACGAGGGCGAGTCCGCAGTTACGGGCCTCGATCTGATCCCCGGCACGAACGTTCGGTTTTCGGGCGGACAGAAGGTGCCACATATGGGCTGGAATCAACTCGAGGTCGAGCGAGATCACCCGCTCGTCGACGGCGTCGACGGCGAGTACGCCTACTTCGTCCACTCCTACTACGCCGTCCCCGACGACGACGAGGCGACGGTCGCCGCCACGGACTACGAGCAGATGTTCCCGTCCGTGATCGCGAACGAGGACGGCACCGTCTTCGGTACCCAGTTCCACCCCGAAAAGAGCGGCGAGACCGGGCTGCGGATTCTGCGGAACTTCGTCGAGCTCTGTGCGGACGAGGAGTGA
- a CDS encoding MSCRAMM family adhesin SdrC yields the protein MVDTPDGDKQPARVAERLVDDEPLPEPIDVAGRTLSILKEGARGGSLALAVGGLFLWRGLHSIRQGRVRGVVPAAIGVVAVRAGLRKRRSVSSNGETETTLDIETNDFDPTTETSDEDGSVSDEAYAAVRRLEGDRSTNLESASELTGTADDEERPRSDSDESVEPSADLESSELSVDDFDPRLDDDDGADLSETARADEPAEATGPAPEQAQPARSIDAQSDPVSGEPGPDVGDENYRNGSDEADESMRQDETDPDAGHAADDDTTALDENEEDEQDEQGR from the coding sequence ATGGTCGACACACCTGATGGCGACAAGCAACCGGCGAGGGTAGCCGAACGGCTCGTCGACGACGAACCGCTACCCGAACCGATCGACGTCGCCGGTCGAACGCTTTCCATACTCAAAGAAGGAGCACGCGGCGGATCACTTGCACTCGCGGTCGGCGGCTTGTTCCTCTGGCGGGGCCTCCACTCGATTCGACAGGGACGAGTCAGAGGCGTCGTTCCAGCCGCTATCGGCGTCGTCGCCGTTCGTGCCGGCCTCCGGAAACGACGGTCAGTCTCGAGCAATGGTGAAACGGAAACGACGCTGGACATCGAAACGAACGATTTCGACCCGACGACCGAAACGAGCGACGAGGACGGATCCGTCTCGGACGAGGCGTACGCTGCGGTGCGTCGGCTGGAGGGGGACCGATCGACGAATTTGGAGTCGGCGTCGGAGTTGACGGGGACAGCTGACGACGAGGAACGTCCTCGCTCCGATTCGGACGAGTCGGTGGAGCCGTCGGCCGATCTCGAGTCGTCGGAACTGTCGGTGGACGACTTCGATCCTCGCCTGGACGATGACGACGGGGCCGACCTCTCGGAGACGGCACGCGCCGACGAACCCGCTGAAGCGACCGGCCCCGCTCCCGAGCAGGCGCAGCCGGCCAGATCGATCGATGCCCAATCCGACCCTGTTTCGGGCGAACCAGGCCCCGATGTCGGCGACGAGAACTATCGAAACGGATCGGACGAAGCTGACGAGTCGATGCGCCAGGATGAAACCGATCCCGACGCGGGACATGCGGCCGACGACGATACCACGGCACTGGACGAGAACGAGGAGGACGAACAGGACGAACAGGGGCGGTGA